Genomic window (Eubalaena glacialis isolate mEubGla1 chromosome X, mEubGla1.1.hap2.+ XY, whole genome shotgun sequence):
CTGAGAGGGGTGGGGTGGATTAAAggaacacaacaatccaaaaacagaaacaggcatttgggggaattttctacatcattaagaaaatagtTCCAATcagtggagaaatgacagtctaTAGAATAAACGGTACTCGCCCAGTTTCCAGAAGGGACTAaaattgaggacttccctggtggtccagtgagtaaggCTCCTTGCTCTTAATGCCggtggcccgggtttgatccctggtcggggaactagatcccacatgccgcaactaaagatccctcacaccgcaacgaagatcccacgtgcctcaactaagacccggcgcagccagaataaataaataaataggactaAAATTAAGTTGGATGATTCCTTCACACACTACATCAATagaaatcaaatatattaaatatatatttaaatgaatgtaTATTAAATATCAAGCTATTTTTCTAACGGCTCAAGTAGAAGCCAGTATAGCGGACAATTTCAAAATATGGGACCCTCTTGAGATTCCCTCGTACGCTGTATCTGCATCCTTGGGTGGTGGTGGCCACAGTTTGCTCCCTTGAGGACAAGGACCACTCAATTCTCAAGCCTTCATTTGCTTCTCAAATTTTcctgcctcttttctgttttctttttcaactgttttttaaagcaataccTGCACAGAGTTTAAAGAGGAAAATAGTCGTACAGGGTTCGTTATGACAAAATAGCAACTTTTCAGTGAGACATCACTTTTGACCTTTTTACACCTGATGCTGTTGTTCTAGACCTCTGCATCTCTATAGAACACAAATTCTTGATTCGTTCAGTTTAGCCAAAATGTGTTGATTTTTCTCCTAAGGGACGGGAGGTTTCACTCTCTATTTCCTCCCCCCAACTCACCTCCCCAGCAGTTGCCATCCTTGGCTTACACTCTCGCCTCTCTCGACAAATATTCAGTTTATTATAACCATATACACACTATTCACACCTGAGCCATGTGGTTAATggggatttttctttcctttcttacacAAATGTTTGTTTCTCCTGAATTTAATAATTTCCGTTTCCTTAAGGTTTTATCTGTTTGCCCGGTTTGTCCATCACTACTTTACCATCCCATTCTTGGCCAAATGGCTAAACGTCTTCTCAAAATATCAAGGCATTCTGCCAACTCTGTCTTAGAACCTTCTaggatattttttccttttggtgagtgatttcctcattttcatctccctctctctctctctctctctctgcatgaaTACTGAGATTCCGGCTTTGGATGTTGAGGAAAACTAAAGAAAACCTatcgttttctttctttctttcttttttttttttcaatctaaaGTCTCAGTGTTTTCTTAGTTCTCCCCTAATTATGAACAGATTGCTGTGTCTCTCTCAGGCACGGAAAAGCACGTATTGCAGTATTGCTGACTTGTCATGCCAACCGACAAACTACAGCATCAGGGTGACCAAAGGTCAGCCGTTCTCCACGTGGATTCAGTATCCTAGTCAAGGTGAGGGGGAGATGCTCTTTCGgggtttcctttgctttcaatCATCCGTTAGTGCTCTGAATACCAAAATAATGCCTTTTACCTTGGATGGGTCTCCAGGGACATAGCTTCGTGGAAAAAAGGCCATCTCGGAGGGTCTCATGCAATTTTGTGCACGGCACCTGCCTGAATGAACAGAACTGTAGAAACATAGagcagtttttttgttgttgttgtttttgtgtttttcggtttttgcttttttgtagtTTGAGAACagagttttatcattttcctcATGCCAAGCAAACAAATTGATCCCATATACAGTTTGGACAAAGAGAACACCAATAGCAAGTCTGAACATTTCTTGCGCTCTTTGTCAGGAAGTTGTAATATCACGAAACTGTGCTCTTCTGAGAATGGGAAAACGAGGAAGATAAACTCTGGCTCCAAATTGTTGGAAATGCAGTTTATGttgttggatttttcttttcccctttcattaaaaaaaaaaaaaagtctttcacgACTCTAGCTGATCCAGGTTTCACCCACAATATGTTACTTCTTAAAAATAGGGTTCTGATGGCAACGGACTTTAGCTGAGGAGTAGGCAAAGAGAAAGGTAATAAGAGAAAGAGAGTTCCTGAAGGACCGTTGGGCGtttcttagggttagggttaggtgggcagggctggggatggGAGGCGTCCGGTGAGGGTACATAGggccacgggggggggggggcgggccaCGGGCGGGGAGCCTTGCAGGGACGGGAGTTGTTACCATTGCAGAAACGGTAAGCTCTACACGGATGTCTCTATTATTTCTTAGAACCGCGTGAGAATTCACAAGGATCGCTAAAAAGGGACtcactttaaaacaatttttaaaaaaattttattgacgtagagttgatttacagcattgtgttaatttctgctgtccagcaaagtgactcagttatacataaatattctttttcatattcttttccatgatggtttatcccaggatattgaatatagttccctgggctctacagtaggaccttggtgtTTATGCGggactcagttttgttttttttttccctcttctttgcaAGCCCAGAAGGGAATCCCAGGGCGGCTGCAGAAAACCTGACCTGCTGGGTTCACGACGTGGATTTCCTGACGTGCAGCTGGGCGGTGGGCCGGGAGGCCCCGAGGGACGTGCAGTACGGTCTCTACCTGGAGAACCTAGAgtaggtgtgaccttgggctcgCTGGGGCTCCCCCGGGCTGGAGCGGGGGCTTCAGGGCCGCTCGTGACCCAGCCCCCCTCCTTACAGCTCCTATGAGAAGTGGCCGTGCTCCCAGTACACAGCAGATGAGCAAGGGACAAACGTCCAGTGCCGTTTTCACAACATCTCTGTGTTatccaaggatcaaacccgtttCCTGGTGAATGGCACCAGCAGTGGCTCCAAAATCCCCTGCTCTGAAACGAGCGATAAATTAGCCAAAATCGGTGAGTAGGAAAACGTGCCACCTTCTTCGTGTGCCGCACTTGGGTCAAAGATGCCGCTTGCTGTCCTGCAACCGAATACCCCAGGCTGGGGGCTTAGAGAGCACACTCGTCTCCCACAGTCCGGGGGGCTGGGAGTCGGAGATCGCGGCGTGGGCACCTCAGTTCCTGGccaggccctcttcctggcttgcggGTGGCTCCGtgtttgctgtgtcctcacacagtgGAGAGCGAGCTCTGGTGCCTCTTTCCCCCgcttcttttttattcttatttcttattggggtagagttgttttacaatgttgtgttagtttctactgtgccGCGAAGTGAGGtggagtttcctgtgctgtagGGCAGGTTCTCATTAGGTATCTATGTTACACATCTTAGTGTACGTATGTCCgtcccaatctcccgattcatcccacacccccttGCTCTGATTATAAGGGTActgatcccatcatgggggcctcACCTTCAGGACCTCATCTAACCCCGATTATGTCCCAAAGGCCCTGCCTCCAAAACCGTCCCACTGGGCGTCAGGGCTTCCGCGCGTTAATCTGGGGAGACACAGACACCTAGCTCATAGCAGCTGCTCTGTGTTCCCTGGACCTAAGGAAGCATTTCCAGAACGCACCTCGCAGGTGGCTCTGTGCCCCCCGTCCACCGAGGACAGCTGCACCTTGAGGCTGGGGGTCTCACGCGGGTCGCCCCTCTCCAGGCCCTGTGTTCAGAAATAGCTCAAAAAtagttgttctttttctttgaatcttTCGACTGCAGGTTTTCAGAACACAAAACCCATCTTAGCAAAGCTCtgtcaatatttttttcctttacattagACACCCCCCTGTCCCCCAAATTATGACAGCTTCAAGCCCCATGAAACCTGGCCTCTCGCCATCCTGGCTGGTCCACGTGTAGCAGGGAAGCACGAGCGGAGAGGTGGGTGCAAAAGGGGAGAAGATGGGGGCCTCCGGTTCGGAAGCGGGATGGGGCTCCTGCCTCTGTGGTGTCTCCCCCCGGCCCGGAAGCAACCTCACTCTGATGCCGCGTCCCTCACACACCACGCCCCTGGGCCAGTGCAGCCCGACACGTGTGGCCCCGCCCGCGACTCAGCACCTGTGCTGCGGCCCCAGCCCTGCTGTCCACGCGGGGAGTCCACGGCCTGGTTCCCAGCAGGGGTGGCGGGGTGATGCCAGCCCCGTGGCAGTGGGATGGAGGTGGCAGGCTTGAGCGCACATCAGGGGGGGACCCGGGACTGGGGACCACCCCATGGTGAGCCTGGGCTTCCTGCCAGGGGTCCAGGTGGGATGCTGAGGAGACAGCGATGGGGTCCTGGCGGGGGGGTCAGACCTGTAGACCTAGACGCGGTCCCGCAGGAAACTGATGGAGCCGGAATCAGGGACGCAGAGCACCCCAGGGAGGGCAAAGGGCGGAGCCCTGGGACAGCCCACAGGGGGGCAGGAGGGTCCTGGAGGAGCTGGGTCCCACGCTGCGGGGGGCAGCGGTGGTTCTGGGGCAGGTGAGAAGAAAGCAGGGGATGTGACCCGGTCAGAGCCCAAGGCTGGGGCAGAAGATTCCGGGTGAACTTTTGGGAGTGGAATTGGCGGCCAAGGCCATGGGGGCAGGACCGGCCCCGGGCAGCTCGCGGAGGGGGCCCGGCTGCCCTGGAGGCGGGGTCTGAGCAGAGCCGATTGGTCcagtgggcaggagggagggacctTGCAGCTGGGCCGCGCTTTGCTCCCCCTGCTGGAGAAGCGTAGCCCCAGGGGCTGGAATCGCCAAGAGGGAAGAGAACAGGGCTGCTCTGAGGGGTGTCCCTGCACAGACGAGAGGAAAGCTTTGCAAGGGCCTCCGAGTGGGTGAGGGGTCCCCCCGGGCCAGTGTCTGAGAGCTGGTCCCCAGGCTCAGTGACCCTAATCATCCCAACAGTTTTCTCTCACTTGTCTCTGTCTCTTGATACTTTTTGGCCACTTTTTAACCTCAGAatgacatttttctctctttttctcccctgaGTTTGTAGGAGGCCTGTTTTAAAAGTatctccgggggggggggggtggaaattCTTTTTTGATGTGCTTTACTCATAAAAGTGGTTTTTTCTCCCCTAGAGGTATTAGCTGCTCCCAACATCACTAGCAGGTGGTGTAACCAAAGCTACTCGTTCATGCAATGGCAAGTGAGGAGTCACCTTAACGATGACCTCAAGTATGAACTTCAGATGCAGAAGGTAAACGGTTTCCTGGGTGGGCATCTCTTATACTCTTACACCCCCCTGGACTCTGGGGCTTTGGGGGTAGGTGaaacatgcaaagaaaaaaaaagaggaactgtAAAATAAATGAGCTTTAGCAAAACTGAAAGTGTTTGGCCGTTTGAATGACACCGCTGACATTGGAAAGGAAGTCAGAATATGGAAGGAAATGCTTGCATACTTTCCGTCAGGTTTGGGGTAGAGGAGGGACGTTTACCTGTCAACACTCAGAAGACAAACAACCCtacagaaaaagagcaaaaggtTGAAAGAGCCACTTGGTGCAACTCTGACCGTATGTCACAGAGCCTGCAATTCCCCTGCGAGAAATGAAACCAGTAGCCCCCCAAAGATGGGACCTAAGTGTTTGTAGCACCTACGTGTATAATGGTCCCCAAACAGGACACAACCCTAGGGAGGGGATGAACAAAATATAGCCACACAGTGGAATCCTATCCGCCAAGAACTGGAGGGTCCCGTGTGTATGTTTAAAAGTGTTATAAAAGAAACGATTTACACAGGAAAATTCAGGATGCTCTGTAGGGACAGATctgagggctggggcaggggtgcaGGGAGGAGGGCATGGAGGAGAAGCTGGAGGGAATTTGGGGGTGATGGACACATTTCCTGTATTGTGCTGGTTTCATGCACATGTTTGCCAAAGTCAGCAGATTATATGCTCTGCAGGTGTGCTTTGCTGTATGCAAACCACACCTGGACAaagctactattaaaaaaatatgctGGAGATCACCGGTATTCTATACTCAATGACtgacatagttattgactatgtttatttttctgtgcatGTTAACGTTTATTTATACTTTACACTCAACTTTTTCATAAGCCTAAGACTGCTCAAAAAAATGGAGTCAATAGATTAAATAGATTATTTAATCTAAATAgtcaatagattaaaaaaaaaggaccagcTATTTTTGAGCTAGGTGGTATTTTGTACTTAATTGTCTACTtgtaattatttattgtttatttatttatactcaaTAATCGCTtgtacacattttttctttttttaatttattttattgaagtatagttgatttactctgttgtgttaatttctgctatacagcaaagtgattcagttatacccatatatacattctttttcatgttcttttccatgatggtttatcacgggatattgaatagagttccctgtgctacacagtaggaccttgctgtttcctcaatttttctataaacccaaaactattcaaaaaaatctattaattaaaaaaagaccgAGCACTTTGAGTCTATCAGTGTTTTATACTCAATTATATACttacatttattacatttatttattatctatgtTCCATTACTGCTCATACGCAATTTTTCCACAACCTTAAAACTACTcaaaaaatctattaatttaaaagacCAAATATTTTTGCACTAATCAGCATTTTATACtcaattatttacttatatttatcttttatgtGTGTTTACctatttgtgtatatttatacTCATGTTCTGATTATTTCATACTCAACTTTTCTAAAACTGCTGAAAAAATTAGTCCATAAATGAAACGAAAATGAGTATTTTTGAGCTCATTGGTATTTTTATACtcaattatttacttatatttattcattatgtcaatgtatttatatacatattacttATACTCAATTACTGCTTATATTCAAGTTTTCTGTAAACCCAAAACCACTCAAAAAAAGTCAAGTCTATTGATTAAAAAGACCAAATATTTTTGAGGTAGTTGGTATTTTATACTCTACGATTTACTTACATTTCCTATTATTCTCTCCTgatttatgtattatatttattatttagacTCAACTAGCGTATGGTCAATTTTTCTGTTAACCAAAACGGCTCAAAAAAATCAAGTctatcaatttaatttttttaataaaagaccaggtacttaaaagaaatttttttaaaaattgaaacatagttgatttacaatgttgtgttagtttcaggtcacagcaaagtgatttagttatatacacatattaacTGTATATATTccgtgtttatatatatatacatatatattgcagATCCTTTTCCATTAGAGGTCATTACAAGacagtgagtagagttccctgtgctctacagtaggtccttgttgcttatcgattttatatatatagtcgtgtgtgtctgttaatcccaaactcctaatttatccctcccccaggtACTTTTTAGTTCATCGATATGTTATACTCAGTTAcctctatttattatttttgtgtaaAGAAgtattctatttattatttctacTCAATGACTGATTATTTTATCCttgatttttctgtaaacctgaaGATGCTCTGACAAATGAGGGCCCTTCTTGGGGATGGGGTCAGGCACCCATGCTCTGCTTGTCTCTTACAGGGTATGGAGCTCGCCTACAAACAGGAGGTGGgtgtcccccgcccccgccccaatCTGCCACCCCAAGTGCAGGCTCCTTATGTCTATTACCGTCCAGCGACTCTGAGATGAAGCTCCCCGGTCCGTAGACCAGACGCCATCACCTGCCTGGTGCTGCCCTAAAGGTCCACCCCCCGGCCCCCAAATCCCTCAGGATTCGGTGGGAGTGTCCCGTGCCCTAATTCCCTAACTAACTGCCTCTAACCTGCAAAGGCAGCTGCTCCCACACCGTAACTACCGGCCACAGACCCCATGCCCCCCGTCTCTCctttgtctctgtctgtctctgtctctgcctcttcctcccgtctctgcctctgtcttctcggggcttctcctctgtgtctgtgtctctcctcttctgtgtcttagaaggaccctgtcattggatgtagggccacctTCATCCAGGAGGACcacatctcagacccttcacttcaCGGCTGCAAAGACCCTTTGTCCATGTAAGATCCCATTCACGGGTACCAGCTGTTAGAATATGAACTTATCTATTGTTTTAGGGGATACGATTCAAATCAATactagatatatgtgtgtgtgtatatacagagGACCACACAGTGTGTGCAACAGACTTTCATTCTCCCCCAGTCCTGGGGACCAGACGTCTGAGTGAGATAAAAGTGTCccagggctgagttccctccgGAGGCTCCAGAGAGGGTCCTTccggcctcttccagcttctctgggcctgtggctgcatccctcccgtctctgcctctgtcttcccggggcttctcctctgtgtatgtgtctctcctcttctgtcttttagaaggaccctgtcattggatgtagggccaccctcctccaggaggaCCTCAAGCATCTTGACATgattcatcacatctgcaaagaccctgtttccaaataaggtcccaggTTCCGGGGGGACGAATCTTCTTGGGGGGACCCCACTGAACGTTCTACAGACTCCATTCACTGCCTGACACCCGAGATGCCACCACTCTTCTTGACCTCACCAGCGACGGCCACCACGACCACTGACCTTCTAGTGATTagaaagaatatttttgtttggaTGCCAAGAGCCTGGGCTGAGACGCAAAGGGAGCTTGAGGTTCCGGGCCCCTCTGAGCACCAGGCATCTTCTTGTCTCCCAAGGGGGGCTGGCCGGGCTCTCTCTTGGGGGGCTGTCTTAGTTCCCTGGGGCGGCCGTAAAAACGACCCCAGACTGGGTGACTGAGAACCACAGACATTCACCCTCccccagttctggagaccagaagtctgaggtcaaggtgtcccagggccgcgctccctccagaggctcccggggagggtcattcctgcctcttccagcttccgggggctccaggcatccccgGGCTTGTGGCCGTATCCCTTCCATATCCACAAGGCGTCTccctgtgtgtatgcatgtgtctgTCTCCGAGTTTCCcctctttataaggacaccagtcatagtgGCTTGGGGTCCACTGTACCCTATCCGACCTCCTAACTCATCACATCTGCatcaaccctatttccaaataaagccgCCTTCTGAGACGCTGAGGGTTAGGACCCCAACACGTGAATGTGAGGAGGACCCACTCAACCCCTTGAAGGCCCCATTCTTCCGCCACCGACTGGGAACGTACTTTCCCCTCTACTTCCTTTTAAACTGCAGATCTATAAAGCCTTCTTGGAGCTGAGCAATCCTGGGACCTACACGGTGCGAGTAAGAGCCAGGGATGCCACGTTTTCCCATTACAAACCTTGGGGCCCGTGGAGTGTCCCCCAACACTTCGGTGAGTGCGAGGGTCCCTCctacctcttccagcttctgggggctccagacgtccctgggcttgtggccgcc
Coding sequences:
- the LOC133082157 gene encoding interleukin-3 receptor subunit alpha-like translates to MAFVWLAVFLVAFLVPVSGLLPPDHDAYPMDISDPDPPIKNLRMEPERKRLTWDLHGNVSEIMCFINSKAFTKARKSTYCSIADLSCQPTNYSIRVTKGQPFSTWIQYPSQEGNPRAAAENLTCWVHDVDFLTCSWAVGREAPRDVQYGLYLENLDSYEKWPCSQYTADEQGTNVQCRFHNISVLSKDQTRFLVNGTSSGSKIPCSETSDKLAKIEVLAAPNITSRWCNQSYSFMQWQVRSHLNDDLKYELQMQKGMELAYKQEIYKAFLELSNPGTYTVRVRARDATFSHYKPWGPWSVPQHFVCEDEEGARLPVWLTSLLIALGTLLAMGFVLLFCRFSVMQKLFPPIPHMKDHINCKLQNGRTMTWDPDQDSQEECPVAEVQVLGET